Proteins from one Streptomyces sp. NBC_00289 genomic window:
- a CDS encoding NlpC/P60 family protein — MNVSTGGRRLRSRVTTATLLLAIALIPGPSYATPSEPDPQGDKSIEDIRAELDGLYREAEVATEAYNAADEKAAKQEKRLTSLKKGLARAESRVDDLHDLAGAAARTQYRGGDLAATGIQLLLGDHPDQALDEASQARQALRSLVNVSETQQTARAQLSRQTDTAAKELRELNSSRADKAEAKQKIEVKIAEAEQIESGLEKEQTRKLAQLEKEKAKEARSKWTGTGAGGGGTSTGTGAGGSGTKASGAAGKAVDFAMAQIGKPYVWGAVGPSSYDCSGLTSAAWAAAGHPIPRTSQAQWQGLTRVGLASAQPGDLIIYYSDATHVGMYIGGGQIVHAPRPGRTVTTAPAASMSILGVVRPGV; from the coding sequence ATGAACGTGTCGACCGGCGGCCGACGGCTGCGGAGTCGGGTCACCACGGCAACCCTCCTCTTAGCGATCGCCCTGATACCTGGGCCGAGTTACGCGACGCCGAGCGAACCCGACCCGCAGGGCGACAAGTCGATCGAGGACATCCGCGCCGAACTGGACGGCCTCTACCGCGAGGCGGAGGTGGCCACCGAGGCGTACAACGCCGCGGACGAGAAGGCGGCCAAGCAGGAGAAGCGGCTGACGTCGCTCAAGAAGGGCCTGGCCCGCGCCGAGAGCCGGGTGGACGATCTGCACGACCTCGCGGGGGCGGCCGCCCGGACGCAGTACCGCGGGGGCGATCTCGCCGCCACGGGCATTCAGTTGCTGCTCGGCGACCACCCCGACCAGGCCCTGGACGAGGCATCCCAGGCCCGACAGGCCCTGCGGAGCCTGGTCAACGTCTCAGAAACCCAGCAAACCGCCCGCGCGCAGCTGAGCCGGCAGACCGACACCGCCGCGAAGGAGCTGCGGGAGCTGAACAGCAGCCGCGCGGACAAAGCCGAGGCGAAGCAGAAGATCGAGGTGAAGATCGCCGAGGCCGAGCAGATCGAGTCGGGGCTTGAGAAGGAACAGACCCGTAAGCTGGCCCAGTTGGAGAAGGAAAAGGCGAAGGAGGCCAGGTCCAAGTGGACAGGCACCGGCGCGGGCGGCGGCGGTACCTCGACCGGGACCGGCGCGGGCGGCAGCGGGACGAAGGCGAGCGGAGCGGCCGGGAAGGCCGTCGACTTCGCGATGGCGCAGATCGGCAAACCGTACGTGTGGGGCGCCGTGGGCCCCTCCTCGTACGACTGCTCGGGACTCACCTCCGCGGCGTGGGCGGCGGCCGGTCACCCCATACCCCGTACGTCGCAGGCGCAGTGGCAGGGACTGACCCGGGTCGGCCTGGCGTCCGCGCAGCCCGGAGACCTGATCATCTACTACAGCGACGCCACGCACGTGGGCATGTACATCGGGGGTGGGCAGATCGTCCACGCCCCACGGCCCGGACGCACGGTCACGACCGCGCCGGCCGCCTCCATGTCCATTCTCGGTGTCGTCCGACCTGGAGTCTGA
- a CDS encoding VOC family protein: MACRIGELVLGCRDPEVLARFWCEVLDFVVLDREDDGSMEIGPREGFGGPQPTIFLSRRDEPEKGKSRLHIDVNATDRDQDAELERLLQLGARPADIGQTGDEQWHVLADPEGNEFCLLKARLAPL; this comes from the coding sequence ATGGCATGTCGTATCGGTGAGCTCGTGCTCGGTTGCCGCGACCCTGAGGTGCTGGCGCGGTTCTGGTGCGAGGTCCTGGACTTCGTCGTGCTCGATCGCGAGGACGACGGCTCGATGGAGATCGGGCCGCGCGAAGGGTTCGGCGGTCCACAGCCGACGATCTTCCTCAGTCGCAGGGACGAGCCGGAGAAGGGGAAATCCCGGCTGCACATCGACGTCAATGCCACCGACCGCGATCAGGACGCCGAGCTCGAACGCCTTCTGCAGCTTGGTGCTCGCCCGGCGGACATCGGTCAGACCGGGGACGAGCAGTGGCATGTCCTGGCCGACCCCGAAGGCAACGAGTTCTGCCTGCTCAAGGCCCGCCTCGCCCCACTCTGA
- a CDS encoding dihydrofolate reductase family protein, with amino-acid sequence MTATYTFDVFSSLDGFGAASANWTGYWGKQGPELLDHRLSLYSPEQRMVMGANTYRAFARMLASSTEESDVRDAWVTRMRSLPATVVSTTLKGPLDWPDATVVSGDAVDVVARLKEESEVPLRSHGSLSLNRALMAAGLVDRLQVTLFPVITGQTGLDAIFQGAADFDLELVENRTLDGHIQELIYRPTLH; translated from the coding sequence ATGACCGCTACCTACACCTTCGACGTCTTCTCCAGCCTCGACGGCTTCGGCGCCGCCAGCGCCAACTGGACCGGATACTGGGGTAAACAAGGCCCCGAACTGCTCGACCACCGCCTGTCCCTGTACAGCCCGGAACAGCGGATGGTGATGGGGGCCAACACGTATCGGGCGTTCGCGCGAATGCTGGCCTCGAGCACCGAGGAGTCCGATGTGCGGGACGCATGGGTGACTCGGATGAGGAGCCTGCCGGCAACGGTGGTGTCGACGACGCTGAAGGGCCCCCTCGACTGGCCGGACGCGACCGTCGTGAGCGGTGACGCCGTCGACGTGGTCGCCCGGCTCAAGGAGGAGTCCGAGGTGCCGTTGCGTTCGCACGGCAGTCTGTCGTTGAACCGGGCGCTGATGGCCGCGGGCCTGGTCGACCGCTTGCAGGTGACGCTCTTCCCTGTCATCACCGGTCAGACCGGGCTGGACGCGATCTTCCAGGGCGCGGCCGACTTCGACCTGGAGCTGGTCGAGAACCGGACGCTCGACGGCCACATCCAGGAGCTCATCTACCGACCCACCCTCCACTGA
- a CDS encoding ATP-binding protein, with protein MIVWLNGTHGAGKTTTSALVQQLIPDSRVFDAEKVGETLMDITPGLPGTDNFQHWPPWRPLVVETARHVLDYTGGTLVMPMTVLVERYWREISTGLAQHAIPVRHFVLHADQETLRGRIEGDTVLGPSQFRLAYLEPYAEAARAWLHDEAEVVDTTHLTPAQAALRIAEAVRS; from the coding sequence ATGATCGTATGGCTCAACGGCACCCACGGCGCAGGCAAGACGACGACCAGTGCGCTCGTGCAGCAACTGATCCCGGATTCACGGGTGTTCGATGCCGAGAAGGTCGGCGAGACGCTCATGGACATCACGCCGGGGTTGCCCGGGACGGACAACTTCCAGCACTGGCCGCCGTGGCGGCCGCTCGTCGTCGAGACCGCCCGCCACGTACTCGACTACACCGGCGGCACTCTGGTGATGCCCATGACCGTCCTGGTCGAGCGGTACTGGCGCGAGATCAGCACGGGCCTCGCCCAACACGCCATCCCGGTACGGCACTTCGTCCTCCACGCGGACCAGGAGACCCTCCGCGGACGTATCGAGGGGGACACTGTTCTTGGCCCGTCCCAGTTCCGTCTCGCATACCTCGAGCCGTACGCCGAGGCGGCCCGCGCGTGGCTGCACGACGAGGCCGAGGTCGTCGACACCACGCACCTCACGCCCGCCCAGGCCGCCCTGCGGATCGCGGAAGCCGTGAGGAGCTGA